CCCCTGCCGAATGGCGACCTGCTGATCCTGGTGCGCGACGTGACGGAGCTGCGCAACGCGCTCGCCGCACTCGAGGCCGAGCGCGCCGAGCGCGAGGAGGAGCGCCGCCGCGCCACGCTGCTGCTGGAAAGCACCGAGGACGCGATCCTGCTCTTCGACGCGAAGGGCGTGCTGCTCGAGACATCGCGCAACGTGGATGACCTCTACGACCTGCCGCCCGAGCTCTTCGCCCGCGGCGCAACGCATGAGGGCCTGCTGCGCGCGGTGCATCGCCGGGGCGACCATGGCTTCGAGGAGACGGAGGAGCAGTTCGTCGGCCGCATCCGCCATGTCGTCTCCAAGCCGGGCCGGCGCCAGGTGGTGCGCGTGCTGCCCAATGGCCGCTGGGTCGAGGTCACGATGGACACGCGGCCGGACCTCTCGCTGCTCATCAATGTGCGCGACATCACCGGCCTCAAGAAGGTGCAGCTCGCCCTCGAATCCGAGCAGCAGAAGCTGCGCCGCGTCATGGACAACATGCGCGACGGCGTGATGCTCTTCGACACCGAGCTGCGCTGGACCATCGTCAGCGAGCCGATCAAGCGCTTCTTCGACCTGCCTGAGCATTTCGGCGTGGGCACCAGCCTGCGCGAGGTGACGCGCTTCCAGACGCTGCGCGGCGATTTCGGCCCCGTGCCCGAGACGGAGGAGGCGCTGAGCGAGGCGATCGAGGGCCGCATCCAGGCCCTGCTCGACCCCGGCGGCCGGCGCTATGTCCGCAAGACGGCCAATGGCTACTGGCTCGACATCCGCATGCAGCCGCTGCCCGATGGCGGGCTGCTCGCCTTCTACCGCGACGTGACCCTGCTCAAGCAGCAGGAGGAGCAGGTGGAGGCCGAGCGGCATTTGCTGCTCGAGCTGCTGAACGGCCTGGACGAGGCGGTGGTGCTGCTGGGGCCGGACCAGTCGATCCTCGCCAGCAATGCGCGCGGCACGGATTTCCTGCCCGAGCGGCCGGAGCTGCTGGCCCCGGGCGGCAGCATGCGCGAGGTGCTGCGCCACCTCTACCGCCGCGGCGAATACGGCACGGACCTGGATGAGGAGGCGCGCATCACCGAGCGCCTCGCCTTCATCACCGACCCCGCCGGCCAGCGCTACACCCGCCCCGCGCAGGATGGCCGCTGGGTGGAGTTCCAGTACACGCCGCTCTCGGGCGGGCGCACGCTGATGCAGGCGCGCGACGTGACGCCGCTCAAGCGCGGCGAGGCGGAGGTGGAGGAGCAGCGGGCCCTGCTGGCCGAGGTGCTGAACTCCATGGACGCGATGGTGGTGCTGCTCGATTCCGAATCCCGCGTCGTCATGTCGAATGGGCGCGGCCGCAACCTGCTCAACATCCCGGCCGAGCTGGTGGATGAGGGCGGGTCGCTGCGCGAATCCATGCGCTACATGTATCGCCGGGGCGATTTCGGCTTCGACGAGCCGGAGGAGCATTGGGTGGATGGCCGGGTGAACGCGGTCCTCGCCGGCAAGCCCGTGCGCTTCACCCGCCCCGCGCCCGGCGGCCGCTGGCTGGAGTTCAGCTACAGCCCCATCGCCAAGGGCCGCATCATCGCCCAGGGGCGCGACGTGACGGCGCTCAAGGCGAGCGAGCAGGCGGCGATCGCGGCGAAGGAGGCGGCGGAGGCCGCGGCACTCGCCAAATCGAGCTTCCTCGCCGCCATGAGCCATGAGATCCGCACGCCGATGAACGGCGTGCTCGGCATGCTCGAAGTGCTCGGCCGCTCGGAGCTGAGGCCCGAACAGGCGCGCAGCGTGGCCGTGATGCGCGAGAGCGCGCATTCGCTGCTGCGGATCATCGATGACGTGCTCGATTTCTCGAAGATCGAGGCAGGGCGCCTCGATGTGGAGAGCATGCCCTTCAGCCTGCGCGCCATGGTGGAAGGCACGATCGAGACGTTGACGCCGGAGGCCAAGCGTCGCGGCCTCGCGCTCTTCGCCGATGCCGCGGGCCCGGGGCCCGATTGGCTGGAGGGCGACCCGACGCGCGTGCGGCAGATTCTCTTCAACCTGGTCGGCAATGCGCTGAAGTTCACCGAGCGCGGCTTCGTGCGCATCTCGGCCCAGGCCCAGGCGGAGGATAGCCGCGCGCTGCTGACGCTGACGGTGGAGGATAGCGGCCTCGGGATGGACGAGGCGACGCTGGCGCGCCTCTTCCAGCCCTTCACCCAGGCCGACAGTTCCACCACGCGGCGCTTCGGCGGCACGGGCCTCGGCCTCTCCATCGTGCGGCGCCTGGCCGAGCTGATGGGCGGGGAGGTGCGGGCCGAAAGCCAGCCCGGCCGCGGCAGCCGCTTCACCGTGACGCTCCGCCTGGGCGTCGCCGCGGCGCCCGAGGTGCTGACCGCCATCGCGCGCGGCGCCGCGCCGGCCGCCGCGCCCGCGCCGGAAGCCGCGGGCGGCGTGCTGGTGGTGGATGACCATCCGGTGAACCGCGAGGTGATGCTGCGCCAGCTCGAACTGCTCGGCCTCACCGCGCAGACGGCGGTGGATGGCGCCGATGCGCTGGCCCGCTGGCGGGAGGAGCGGCAATCCATCCTGCTGCTCGACATCCACATGCCGGTGATGGACGGCTTCGAGCTGGCCCGCGCCATCCGCGCGGAGGAGCAGCGGGCTGGCCTGCCGCGCACCACGCTCATCGCCGTCACCGCCAATGCGCTGAAGGGCGAGGCGGAGCGCTGCTACGCGGCCGGCATGGACGGCTTCCTTGCCAAGCCGCTGCACCTCGATGGCCTCTCCCGCGCGCTGTCGCGCTTCCTGCCCGCGCTCGCGACCGAGGGTGCCGCGCAGGGCGGCGCGCTCTTCGACCCCGAGGCGCTGCGCGGCCTCTTCGGCCAGGACCGCGCGCGGCTCTCCAGCATCCTGGAGAGCTTCGCCGAGCAGGCACGGCATGACATCGCGGCGATGCAGGCGGCGGACACCGCCGCCCTCGGCCAGGCGGCGCACCGCCTGAAGGGTGCCGCGCGCATGGTGGGTGCCAGGCTGCTGGCCGAGCAGGCCCAGGCGGTGGAGACGGCGGTGAAGGAAGCCCAGGAAGAGACGGCCCGCGCCGCCGCCGCGACGCTGGACCGCCTGCTGGGTGAGACGCTGGAGGTGGCCCGGCCGCTGCTCGACAGCGCCTGAGCCGCCAGGATCAGAGCGCGGCCGCGGCTTCCATCACCTGCGCCGCATGCGCCTCGGGCTTCACCTTGCGCCAGATCGCCTTGATCTTGCCGTCGGCGCCGACCAGGAAGCTCGTGCGCTCCATGCCCATGTACTTCTTGCCGTACATGCTCTTCTCGACCCAGGTGCCATAGGCCGTCGCCACCTTCTGGTCGGCGTCGCTGGCGAGCGGGAAGGTCAGGTTGTACTTGGCCGCGAACTTCTCGATGGGCGGCATGGCGTCGGGGCTGATGCCGATCACCTCGAGCCCGATCTTGCCGAGCTGCGGCAGCGCCTCCTGGATGCCGCAGGCCTGCTTGGTGCAGCCGGGCGTGTCGGCCTTGGGGTAGAAATAGAGCAGGTAGGGCTTGCCCTTCAGCGCCTTGGCGCTGACCGTGCGGCCGCCGGTGGCGGGCATGGAGAAATCGGGCGCCTTGGCGCCGACGGCGAGCTCGCTCATGCGATCATTCCCTTGCTGGTGATGCGGTGGAAGATGCGTGCGCTCCGCGCCGGTTCAACCACCGAGCATGCGCTTCAGCTTGCGGACCGCGCTTCCCGGCGTGGAAAACACCGGCCGGCCCGTCGCCTGCTCCACCATCGGCGCCACATGCGCGAGGCTGAACTGGCCAAGCGCGATGGCATCGCAATCGGCCAACCGGCGCGCGGCCTCCACCGCCAGGCGGTCATGCTCGGCGATGTTGCCGGCATCGAGGGCGGCGAGCGCCCCCTCGGCCAGGCATGGCACCACCTCGATGCCGGCCGGGAATTCCGGCGGCATGGAGGTCAGCGTGCCGGGGAAGGTCGCGAGCAGCCCCACGCGCTTCGCGCCGGAGGCGATGATCTCCTCGATCATCGCCTCATTGGGCTTGAGCACGGGCATGGCGGCATGGTCCGCCGCCACCGCCTCGATGCAGGGGCCGAAGGCCGAGCAGGTGAAGAGGATCGCCTCGGAGCCCGTGCCGGCGGCATAGCGGCCGAGCGTGCGGAAGCGCTCGGTCATGGCCGGCGTCAGCTTCCCCTCGCGCGCGAGGTCGGCCGAGAGGCTGTCATCCATCAGGTTCATCAGCGTCTGGCCGGGCCAGAGGGCCGCGAAGGCGGCCTCGATCGGCGGCGGCGAGTGACGCAGCGCATGGATCAGGGTGATGCGGGCCATGGCTCAGACCGTCTTGCAGCGGCGCAGCGCGCCCGGGAATTCGACGCAGCCGGGCAGCAGCACCTCATCCGGGCCGCGGCGGGAGACGCGCAGCAGGTTGGGATTGCCGTCGCAGCCAAAGCCGATCTCGGGCACCGGCCGCCCACCGACCGGGATGAGGCGGAATTCGAGGCCATCCGGCGTCACCGCCACCGATTCGATGGCGCGCTGGCGATAGGCGTAGTCGAGGCTGGAGACGCGCATGATGAGGTCCCGCATCACGATCAGCGCGACATTGCCGAAGCAGCCCGGGCCTTCCGTATCCACCGCCGGGAAGATGCCGCCGGTCCAGCTGCCGAACATCCATTCATGCGGCGGGCCCTGGCGCGGCTGGGCCAGCGCGGGCGCGGCGAGGATGGCGGGCGTGGCCAGAAGGCCGGACAGGGCCGGCAGGAAGGAACGGCGGCGCAGCATGGGGGCTCCCGGGGAAATGCCTCAACCCGTTGTAGCGGCTCGCGGCGGCGGCGTCATTCCCGGTGCTTTCGGACCCGGATCAACGGCCTTGGGGCCATCCTGCACGGGAATATGCATGAGCGCCGCGAAGGCCGCCGCCGCGATGCAGAGGCTCCACATCAGGTCATAGCTGCCGGTGCGGTCGAAGATGTAGCCGCCGAGGAAAGCGCCGGCGAAGCCGCCCAGCTGATGGCCCACGAAGACCAGGCCGAACATGGTGGCGAGCCAGCGCGTGCCGAAATTCCGTGCCATCAGCGCCACGGTGGGCGGGATGGTGGAGAGCCAGAGCAGGCCCATCACCGCCGAGAAGATCAGCACATTGGTCGTCGTCTTGTCGGCCAGGAGGAAGATCGTCATCAGCACGCCGCGGCTGGCATAGATGATGATCAGCAATTCGCGCCGCTTCCAGCGCTGCGACAACTCGCCCGAGATGAGCGAACCCGCGACGTTGAACAGCCCGATCAGCGCGATGGCCGCGGCCCCCACGCTCGCCGGCAGGTGGCAGCTCGCCACGAAGCCCGGCAGGTGGACGGCGAGGAAGCTCACATGCAGGCCGCAGACCGAGAAGCCGAAGAAGATGTACCAGAAGGTCGGCGTGGTGAGGCCGAGCTTGAGCGCCTGCATCGCCGTCTGGTCATCCTGCCCGGCCTTGGGCGGCGCCGGCCGGCCATCCAGCGGGAGCGCCAGCGGGATCATCAGCAGCGCGGCCCCGGCCAGCAGGAAGAGGGCGCCCTGCCACCCCGCGACATTGATGCCGAGCTGCGCCAGCGGCACCACGGCGAACTGCCCGAAGCTCGATCCCGCGGTGCCGAGGCCGACGGCGCGCCCACGCAGGTGCTCGGGCAGCAGGCGCGTCAGGCTGGCGTTGATCACGGGCATGCCGGCGGCCGAGACGGCGATGCCCATGACGATGCCGGCGAAGAAGGTGAACATCGGCAGGCCCTGGCTGAGCGCCATGCCGAGAATGCCGATGGCGTAGAGCGCCGCGCCGCCGATCACCACCGTCCGCCCGCCGATCCGGTCCGCCACCTGGCCCACCAGGGGTTGGGCGAAGCCGTTCAGCAGCACCTGCAGCGCGATGGCGAAGGCGAAGCCCGAGCTGGACCAGCCGAGCGTGGTCGTCATCGGCGCGAGGAAGAGGCCGAAGCTCTGGCGCAGCCCGGTGGCGAGCGCGGCGCAGATCACGGCGCCGGCGATCAGCAGGGTGGCACCGCCCATGGGGGCACCGCGGAGCGTGGCGAGCATGGGCGTGACCTCCTGGACAGAGTGTCAGTGTTTCACGCCCCGGCACGCCGCCACAAACGCGCCCAGCGCATGGCCGGACGCCAAGTCATGCATCCTAAGCCGCGCGGCGGCTATAGGCCGCGTCCATCATCACATCGGCCAGCACGGCGAAGGCCTCGGCCCAGGCATCCTCCACCTCGGGGGTGAAGCCCTCGCCCAGACCCTGGCGCAGCGTCCAGAGCAGGGCGGCGCCCACGCTGGCATAATGGTGGCGCTCCACGCCGTAATTCACGTGGCGGCGCGCCATGTCGCGCAGCTTGGGCACCAGCACGTCCGGCCGCTCCAGCGAGGCGACGGCCATGGCCAGCGCCTGCATGAGCTTGGTGCCCTGCGCCGCCATGTCGGTCTGGGCAAAGAGCGGCCGCGTGCTGGGGTCAATCTCCATCAGGCGTTGGTAGAAGAGGGCGGCGGCGGGCCCGGCGATGGGGAGCACACGGTCGAAGCTGGTGCGCAGCAAGGCGATGCGGTGCGTGTCCATTTTTCGTTCTCCAATGCGAACGATAACAGGCTAGGCCCGCTTCGTGTCAGGAAGATCGTGCAAAGCGGGCGAAATTGTCGCGTCTGTCGCGCGCCCGGCGTTGCGTGGGCCGGGCGCCCGCGCTACCGCCCCGGGCCATGTCCCTCTCCACCGCCGATTTCGACTACGCCCTGCCCGAGGCGCTGGTGGCGCAATGCCCGATCCGCCCGCGCGATGCGGCGCGGCTGCTCGTCGTCCGCCCCGATGCGCTGGAGGATCGCGGCGTGCGCGACCTGCCGGGGCTGCTGCAGCCCGGCGACGTGATGGTGGTGAACGACACCCAGGTCATTCCCGCCCGCCTCCATGCCCGGCGCGGGGAGGCGCGGATCGAGGTGATGCTGAACCGCGCCGAGGGCGATGGAACCTGGCACGCGCTGATCCGCAATGCCCGCCGCATCCGCCCTGGCGACACGCTGGCGATCGAGGGCAGCGACCTCACGGCGCGGGTGGTGGAGAAGTTCGAGGGCGGCAGCGCGCGGCTCGATTTCGGCAGCGACCCCGAAAAGCTCGCCGCCGCGCTGGACCAGGCGGGCGAGATGCCCCTGCCCCCCTATATCCATCGCGAGGCGCCACGCGGCGAGGATCGCGCCGACTACCAGACCATCTTCGCTGCCCGCCCCGGGGCCGTCGCGGCACCCACCGCCAGCCTGCACTTCACGCCGGCCATCCTCGACGCCCTCGCGGCGCGCGGCGTGCAGCGCGCGACCGTCACGCTGCATGTGGGCGCCGGCACCTTCCTGCCGGTGCGCGATGGCGACCCACGCGCGCACAAGCTGCACCATGAATGGTGCGAACTGACGCCCGAGGCGGCCGCCATCATCAACGCGGCGCGCGCCGAGGGGCGGCGCATCCTCTGCTGCGGCACCACCGCGCTGCGCCTGCTGGAGACGGCCGCCATGGGCATCACGGACCGCCGTGCGCCCATCCCGCCCTTTCGCGGCCTCACCGACCTCTACATCCTGCCTGGCTTCGAATTCCGGGCGGCGGACCTGCTGATGACGAACTTCCACCTGCCCAAATCCACGCTGCTCATGCTCGTCGCGGCCTTTGCGGGCCAGGCGCGCATGCGCGCCGCCTATGAGCATGCGGTGCGCGAGCGCTACCGCTTCTTCTCCTATGGCGATGCCTCGCTGCTGTTCCGGGAGCCCACGCCATGACGCTGCACTGGACGCATGCGGCCACCGATGGGCGTGCCCGCGCGGGCATGCTGCACACCGCGCATGGCGAGGTGCCGACGCCCGTCTTCATGCCCGTCGGCACCGCCGGCACGGTAAAGGCGATGACGGCGGATGCGGTGCGCTCCACCGGTGCCCGCATGGTGCTGGGCAACACCTACCACCTGATGCTGCGCCCCACGGCCGAGCGCGTGGCGCGCCTGGGCGGCCTGCACCGCTTCATGGACTGGCACGGCCCGATCCTGACCGATTCCGGCGGCTTCCAGGTGATGAGCCTCTCGGGCCTCCGGAAGATGGACGAGGATGGCGTCACCTTCCAATCCCATGTGGACGGCTCCAAGCATCGCCTGACGCCCGAGCGCAGCATCGAGATCCAGCATCTGCTGGGCGCCGATGTCACCATGAGCTTCGACGAATGCACCCCCTTCCCCGCCACGCATGAGGAGGCGGCGAAATCCATGCGCCTCTCCATGCGCTGGGCGGCGCGCGGGCGCAAAGCCTTCGTGGAACGCCCGGGCCATGGCCTCTTCGGCATCGTGCAGGGCAGCACCTTCGAGGACCTGCGCGCGGAGAGCGTGGCCGCGCTGACCGAGATCGGCTTCGAGGGCTACGCCATCGGCGGCCTCGCGGTCGGCGAGGGCCAGGAGGCGATGTTCGCGACCCTCGACTTCACCACGCCGATGCTGCCCGCCACGCATGCACGCTACCTGATGGGCGTGGGCAAGCCCGCCGACCTGCTGGGCGCCGTGCGCCGCGGCGTGGACATGTTCGACTGCGTGATCCCCACGCGCTCGGGCCGCATGGGCCGCGCCTATACCTCGCGCGGGCAGCTCAACCTCAGGAACGCGAAATACGCCGAGGATGACCGCCCGCTCGACCCGGACTGCTCTTGCCCGGCTTGCCGCAACCACAGCCGCGCCTACATCCACCATCTGCTCAAATGCGAGGAGATGCTGGGGCCGATGCTCCTCTCCTGGCACAACATCCACTACTATCAGGCGCTGATGGCCCGCATGCGCGAAGCCATCCTGGCGGGCCGCTTCGAGGCGGAGGCAGCGCTCATCGAACATGATTGGACGAAGGACGGCGAAGCATGACCGCCAAGACCGAAACCGCCGGCCTGACCATGCTGGGCGCGCATACGGCGATGCCCGCGAACCCCGATGAGGCGGTGCTGGAGCGCGTGCCCAACCCGCACCGCGACTTGGCCTATTGCATCCGCTTCACCGCGCCTGAATTCACCTCGCTCTGCCCGCTCACGGGCCAGCCGGATTTCGCCCATCTCGTGCTGGACTATGTCCCGCGCGACTGGATCGTGGAAAGCAAGTCGCTGAAGCTCTTCCTCGGCAGCTTCCGCAACCACGGCGCCTTCCACGAGGCCTGCACGCTCGACATCGCGCGGCGGCTGATCACCCTGCTCGATCCGGTGTGGCTGCGCATCGGCGGCTATTGGTATCCGCGCGGCGGCATCCCGATCGACGTCTTCCACCAGACCGGCACGCCGCCCGAGGGCGTGTGGATCCCCGCGCAGGACGTCCCGGGCTATCGCGGCCGGGGGTAATTCCGAGCCGCTCGGATGAGAGCCCATCTCACAGGAAGTGCAGACCTGAGGAGCCCCTGGCGAGCTGGCCAGGATGGGTCGAAAAGGCCGGGGCCGCCGCGCCACCGACCCACCATGAAGAGCACCGCCTCAGAACAGATAACGCAGCCTCGCCGTACCCGCGACCTGTTTCATATTGCCCGACCACTCGCCATCCAGCCGCGCGCCGAGCGTGACGCCGCCCATGATGTCCGTCTCCAGGCCCAGCGAGACCAGCGCGGCGTTGGCCTCCGGCCGCGCGCCCCGCAGCGTGAAACCCGCGCCCGGCAGCGAGGTGAAGGCCATGTTCATGGTGGCGTCGCGTTGCAGATAATGCGCCCAGGAGGCGCGGGCGAAGCCCTGCACGCGCCGGCCGGCCCATTGTGTTTCGCCCTGGATCTGCCCGCCCAACTCGCTCCGCAGGGTGGTGTTCGTCCGGGCGGCCACGGTCAGGCCAAAGGCGTTCCCCGTCATCGCGCTCTGCTCCGCATAGCTTGAATTGTCGACGCGCTGGAGCTGCAAGGCGGCAACCGGCAGCGCACGCAACCCAAATGCCGCGATACCATCCTGCCGGGCCTCCATCCGCAGCGAATAGACCTGCACGCCGGAACCACCGCTTTGGCGGTCATTGCCCAGAGCGTAGATCGTCCGCCGTGTATCCACATCGAGGAAGGTGAAAGCCCCGGCCGCCGCCAGCGTGAGGCTGCCCAGCCTTGTACTGCCATAGGCGCCGATCTGGCCGTAATTGCCGCGCGACTGGCCCAGCCCGTTGCTGAGGCCCGCATTGCTCTCACCCACCGCGACGGCGATGCCCGCGAGGCTCTGCGCGCCCTGCAACAGATCGAGCCCCAGCACGAAGCCGGAGCTGCGCGTCGTCCGCGCCGCCGTGCCATCCGCCGCATCGCCGGAGGTGCGGTTGTAGACCCCCGTGGCGGTGCCCCAGACGGCATGGCGCTTGCCGGCCCGCGCATCCTCTTCCAGCCGAAGCCGCCCGCCCAGCATCGCCTCGCGCCCCCAGCCCAGCGGGTCGAGCACGGTGGCAAGGAATTGCGCGCCCGCCAGTTGGCCCATGGCAATGGAGGC
This region of Sediminicoccus rosea genomic DNA includes:
- a CDS encoding MFS transporter, whose product is MLATLRGAPMGGATLLIAGAVICAALATGLRQSFGLFLAPMTTTLGWSSSGFAFAIALQVLLNGFAQPLVGQVADRIGGRTVVIGGAALYAIGILGMALSQGLPMFTFFAGIVMGIAVSAAGMPVINASLTRLLPEHLRGRAVGLGTAGSSFGQFAVVPLAQLGINVAGWQGALFLLAGAALLMIPLALPLDGRPAPPKAGQDDQTAMQALKLGLTTPTFWYIFFGFSVCGLHVSFLAVHLPGFVASCHLPASVGAAAIALIGLFNVAGSLISGELSQRWKRRELLIIIYASRGVLMTIFLLADKTTTNVLIFSAVMGLLWLSTIPPTVALMARNFGTRWLATMFGLVFVGHQLGGFAGAFLGGYIFDRTGSYDLMWSLCIAAAAFAALMHIPVQDGPKAVDPGPKAPGMTPPPRAATTG
- the tgt gene encoding tRNA guanosine(34) transglycosylase Tgt; protein product: MTLHWTHAATDGRARAGMLHTAHGEVPTPVFMPVGTAGTVKAMTADAVRSTGARMVLGNTYHLMLRPTAERVARLGGLHRFMDWHGPILTDSGGFQVMSLSGLRKMDEDGVTFQSHVDGSKHRLTPERSIEIQHLLGADVTMSFDECTPFPATHEEAAKSMRLSMRWAARGRKAFVERPGHGLFGIVQGSTFEDLRAESVAALTEIGFEGYAIGGLAVGEGQEAMFATLDFTTPMLPATHARYLMGVGKPADLLGAVRRGVDMFDCVIPTRSGRMGRAYTSRGQLNLRNAKYAEDDRPLDPDCSCPACRNHSRAYIHHLLKCEEMLGPMLLSWHNIHYYQALMARMREAILAGRFEAEAALIEHDWTKDGEA
- the queF gene encoding preQ(1) synthase translates to MTAKTETAGLTMLGAHTAMPANPDEAVLERVPNPHRDLAYCIRFTAPEFTSLCPLTGQPDFAHLVLDYVPRDWIVESKSLKLFLGSFRNHGAFHEACTLDIARRLITLLDPVWLRIGGYWYPRGGIPIDVFHQTGTPPEGVWIPAQDVPGYRGRG
- a CDS encoding PAS-domain containing protein, which translates into the protein MPNDAVPMGGADHDAALLDALFALPDAAYLDLDGAGRIRRLADGFARLLRAPPATPGEPLADWLESLLADGVFAMPSALPHLLAPFQAPAGGTARWARADGRALHLTVQALPGGGRLARLAQIRADEESAHELLRSAYLLENVTDAVVLMDPEGTILDNSTGRGDLLGLPDELVKPGRTHQDILRFMHRRGDYGFDQDEDEFVAQRRAMILAAGRFTLPSRMPDGRWAEYNFRPLPNGDLLILVRDVTELRNALAALEAERAEREEERRRATLLLESTEDAILLFDAKGVLLETSRNVDDLYDLPPELFARGATHEGLLRAVHRRGDHGFEETEEQFVGRIRHVVSKPGRRQVVRVLPNGRWVEVTMDTRPDLSLLINVRDITGLKKVQLALESEQQKLRRVMDNMRDGVMLFDTELRWTIVSEPIKRFFDLPEHFGVGTSLREVTRFQTLRGDFGPVPETEEALSEAIEGRIQALLDPGGRRYVRKTANGYWLDIRMQPLPDGGLLAFYRDVTLLKQQEEQVEAERHLLLELLNGLDEAVVLLGPDQSILASNARGTDFLPERPELLAPGGSMREVLRHLYRRGEYGTDLDEEARITERLAFITDPAGQRYTRPAQDGRWVEFQYTPLSGGRTLMQARDVTPLKRGEAEVEEQRALLAEVLNSMDAMVVLLDSESRVVMSNGRGRNLLNIPAELVDEGGSLRESMRYMYRRGDFGFDEPEEHWVDGRVNAVLAGKPVRFTRPAPGGRWLEFSYSPIAKGRIIAQGRDVTALKASEQAAIAAKEAAEAAALAKSSFLAAMSHEIRTPMNGVLGMLEVLGRSELRPEQARSVAVMRESAHSLLRIIDDVLDFSKIEAGRLDVESMPFSLRAMVEGTIETLTPEAKRRGLALFADAAGPGPDWLEGDPTRVRQILFNLVGNALKFTERGFVRISAQAQAEDSRALLTLTVEDSGLGMDEATLARLFQPFTQADSSTTRRFGGTGLGLSIVRRLAELMGGEVRAESQPGRGSRFTVTLRLGVAAAPEVLTAIARGAAPAAAPAPEAAGGVLVVDDHPVNREVMLRQLELLGLTAQTAVDGADALARWREERQSILLLDIHMPVMDGFELARAIRAEEQRAGLPRTTLIAVTANALKGEAERCYAAGMDGFLAKPLHLDGLSRALSRFLPALATEGAAQGGALFDPEALRGLFGQDRARLSSILESFAEQARHDIAAMQAADTAALGQAAHRLKGAARMVGARLLAEQAQAVETAVKEAQEETARAAAATLDRLLGETLEVARPLLDSA
- a CDS encoding globin family protein — protein: MDTHRIALLRTSFDRVLPIAGPAAALFYQRLMEIDPSTRPLFAQTDMAAQGTKLMQALAMAVASLERPDVLVPKLRDMARRHVNYGVERHHYASVGAALLWTLRQGLGEGFTPEVEDAWAEAFAVLADVMMDAAYSRRAA
- a CDS encoding aspartate/glutamate racemase family protein gives rise to the protein MARITLIHALRHSPPPIEAAFAALWPGQTLMNLMDDSLSADLAREGKLTPAMTERFRTLGRYAAGTGSEAILFTCSAFGPCIEAVAADHAAMPVLKPNEAMIEEIIASGAKRVGLLATFPGTLTSMPPEFPAGIEVVPCLAEGALAALDAGNIAEHDRLAVEAARRLADCDAIALGQFSLAHVAPMVEQATGRPVFSTPGSAVRKLKRMLGG
- the queA gene encoding tRNA preQ1(34) S-adenosylmethionine ribosyltransferase-isomerase QueA, which codes for MSLSTADFDYALPEALVAQCPIRPRDAARLLVVRPDALEDRGVRDLPGLLQPGDVMVVNDTQVIPARLHARRGEARIEVMLNRAEGDGTWHALIRNARRIRPGDTLAIEGSDLTARVVEKFEGGSARLDFGSDPEKLAAALDQAGEMPLPPYIHREAPRGEDRADYQTIFAARPGAVAAPTASLHFTPAILDALAARGVQRATVTLHVGAGTFLPVRDGDPRAHKLHHEWCELTPEAAAIINAARAEGRRILCCGTTALRLLETAAMGITDRRAPIPPFRGLTDLYILPGFEFRAADLLMTNFHLPKSTLLMLVAAFAGQARMRAAYEHAVRERYRFFSYGDASLLFREPTP
- the bcp gene encoding thioredoxin-dependent thiol peroxidase, producing the protein MSELAVGAKAPDFSMPATGGRTVSAKALKGKPYLLYFYPKADTPGCTKQACGIQEALPQLGKIGLEVIGISPDAMPPIEKFAAKYNLTFPLASDADQKVATAYGTWVEKSMYGKKYMGMERTSFLVGADGKIKAIWRKVKPEAHAAQVMEAAAAL